The Aspergillus luchuensis IFO 4308 DNA, chromosome 7, nearly complete sequence genome has a segment encoding these proteins:
- a CDS encoding Zn(II)2Cys6 transcription factor (COG:S;~EggNog:ENOG410PXK8;~InterPro:IPR036864,IPR021858,IPR001138;~PFAM:PF00172;~go_function: GO:0000981 - DNA-binding transcription factor activity, RNA polymerase II-specific [Evidence IEA];~go_function: GO:0008270 - zinc ion binding [Evidence IEA];~go_process: GO:0006355 - regulation of transcription, DNA-templated [Evidence IEA]), translating to MVFPGRLSTGCYVCRRRKVKCDGARPACRRCVTQGRQCTGYPDAFAFREYKATKEPQAGKAAVRKRTKRTTDGEQPANGSTSPSAAVSDQDGTDTRLIPTKSPSTPPSPPAAITPCLEWQSLCYFFHQHVLPTEKSPCEGHLAFLPELYQEKGNDPSLSHAILSVSYLSLFNTARVNELYVNARKHYGVALKSLTASLSNRETSTQDETFAAALFLSMFMDLSGERQGAVNPHIPGICSLMHLRGRPERSSKYARKLFGWAFTQIQIQAVANNQFAYACLPASINMAYNPDYVLRSGIITSMISEFCQGASEFRRTEHNYPPTARARLLHSILGRAYFIMEQINIWDEAVPQHWKRQFAVPGMGQVNHAEQAASRDPWTPCFLAVVQAAQILYLVHVFECWEKFVPFASAINDEHIEDFPVETFSGIDDRIRSLIEVICDTVTYTLGHVTPNHEFQLHPNSKLANGYTLLWPMWVVVNSGLATADQLTLCRLALECVGSTMGYRLASVLCADSRPEEPRSSILEQSPMTRSLTAVQ from the exons GCCACGAAAGAACCTCAAGCAGGCAAGGCAGCAGTCAGGAAACGGACCAAAAGGACGACGGACGGTGAACAGCCCGCGAATGGCTCAACATCACCGTCCGCGGCAGTATCAGATCAAGATGGAACGGATACACGTCTGATTCCCACTAAatccccatccacaccaCCTAGCCCCCCTGCTGCGATAACGCCATGTCTGGAGTGGCAATCACTCTGTTATTTCTTTCATCAGCATGTCCTGCCTACCGAGAAGTCTCCCTGTGAGGGTCATCTTGCGTTTCTTCCTGAGCTATATCAAGAGAAAGGCAATGATCCTTCCTTGAGTCATGCCATCCTTAGCGTATCCTACCTTTCGTTATTCAACACCGCTCGCGTAAATGAGCTCTATGTGAATGCTAGGAAGCATTATGGCGTGGCATTGAAATCGCTCACAGCGTCACTCAGCAACAGGGAGACCTCGACTCAAGACGAGACGTTTGCAGCAGCGCTATTCTTGAGTATGTTCATG GATCTAAGTGGCGAGAGACAGGGGGCAGTCAATCCTCATATCCCTGGAATATGCTCTCTGATGCATCTTCGGGGTAGACCGGAGCGCAGTAGCAAATATGCCCGCAAACTATTTGGTTGGGCATTCACTCAAATA CAAATTCAAGCGGTAGCGAATAATCAGTTTGCGTATGCCTGCTTGCCAGCGTCTATCAATATGGCGTACAATCCCGACTACGTGCTACGCTCAGGGATAATCACCAGTATGATCTCCGAGTTTTGTCAAGGGGCCAGCGAGTTCCGAAGAACCGAACACAACTACCCGCCCACCGCCAGGGCCCGGTTATTGCATTCCATTTTGGGACGGGCGTATTTCATCATGGAACAAATCAACATTTGGGACGAGGCAGTCCCTCAACATTGGAAACGCCAATTTGCCGTGCCGGGTATGGGCCAAGTGAATCATGCAGAGCAGGCTGCTTCACGAGATCCATGGACCCCATGCTTTTTGGCCGTCGTCCAGGCAGCACAAATTCTCTATCTCGTCCACGTGTTCGAGTGTTGGGAGAAGTTCGTTCCATTTGCCTCTGCGATAAACGATGAACACATTGAAGATTTCCCTGTAGAGACCTTCAGCGGGATAGACGATCGGATCAGAAGCCTGATAGAGGTGATTTGCGACACAGTGACTTACACGTTGGGACATGTCACCCCAAATCATGAATTCCAGCTGCACCCCAACAGCAAGCTGGCGAATGGATACACGCTTCTGTGGCCGATGTGGGTGGTTGTAAATTCCGGGCTTGCGACAGCAGACCAATTGACTCTCTGCCGGCTTGCTCTCGAGTGTGTTGGTTCGACCATGGGTTACCGGTTGGCCTCTGTCCTGTGCGCAGATAGCAGACCGGAAGAACCTCGTTCAAGCATACTTGAACAATCCCCAATGACTCGCAGCCTCACGGCCGTGCAGTAA